A single genomic interval of Metasolibacillus fluoroglycofenilyticus harbors:
- the crcB gene encoding fluoride efflux transporter CrcB: MIYVAIGGFFGAISRFAISNWVKQHVHTYFPLATFCINLLGSFLLGVCIVLSPNSSWQLLFGTGFLGAFTTFSTFSVESVKLYENKGLLAAVLYMSASCLLGILLAFAGGWLMGV, translated from the coding sequence ATGATTTACGTCGCAATTGGTGGTTTTTTTGGAGCTATTAGTCGCTTTGCCATCAGCAATTGGGTAAAGCAGCATGTTCACACATATTTCCCGCTCGCTACGTTTTGTATTAATTTACTTGGCTCGTTTTTATTAGGTGTATGCATTGTACTTTCACCTAATTCATCATGGCAGCTACTATTTGGTACAGGCTTTTTAGGTGCATTTACGACATTTTCTACTTTCTCTGTCGAGAGCGTGAAGCTTTATGAAAATAAAGGGCTGCTCGCAGCCGTGCTTTATATGAGTGCGAGCTGTCTCCTAGGTATATTACTTGCATTTGCAGGTGGATGGTTAATGGGCGTCTAG
- the crcB gene encoding fluoride efflux transporter CrcB, whose translation MRYLLVGLAGALGASLRYAISIYFGEQFNSDFPLATLSINLVGSLLLGWLTSFLPRFPNINPNISTAITTGFLGAFTTFSAFSVECVALLTNGQAIVAFSYITLSLVGGFICAFVGLRFGTKEGNL comes from the coding sequence ATGCGTTACTTACTAGTTGGTCTTGCTGGAGCTCTTGGAGCATCTTTACGCTACGCTATTAGCATTTATTTCGGTGAGCAGTTTAATAGCGATTTTCCGCTTGCCACATTGTCCATTAATTTAGTTGGTTCTTTATTACTTGGCTGGCTTACTAGTTTTTTACCACGCTTTCCAAATATCAACCCGAATATTTCAACAGCGATAACGACAGGATTTCTTGGTGCATTTACTACTTTCTCTGCCTTTAGTGTAGAGTGTGTAGCATTATTAACGAATGGACAAGCGATTGTCGCTTTTAGCTATATCACTCTAAGTTTAGTTGGTGGCTTTATTTGTGCATTTGTTGGCTTACGTTTCGGTACAAAGGAGGGTAATTTATGA
- a CDS encoding NUDIX hydrolase: MLGIRSAVVIEENNNVLLIKRIKNGQTYFVFPGGQVEQDETIEQAAIREALEEVGVVVELLELLCKVQFNGQQFYYRAKIVDGKVGTGKGPEYSNPEIYTGIFEPIWLAKSELKSLDVRPAEVVNVIIY, translated from the coding sequence ATGTTGGGGATTCGTAGCGCAGTTGTCATAGAAGAAAATAATAATGTCTTATTAATTAAACGTATAAAAAATGGACAAACCTATTTTGTTTTTCCAGGAGGTCAGGTAGAACAGGATGAAACAATTGAACAAGCAGCTATTCGCGAGGCATTAGAAGAAGTAGGTGTCGTTGTTGAGCTATTGGAGTTACTATGCAAGGTTCAATTCAACGGCCAACAATTTTACTATCGCGCAAAAATAGTTGATGGAAAAGTTGGTACAGGTAAGGGCCCTGAATATAGCAATCCAGAAATATATACAGGGATATTTGAGCCAATTTGGCTAGCAAAAAGTGAATTAAAATCATTAGATGTAAGACCGGCAGAAGTAGTAAATGTAATTATTTATTAA
- a CDS encoding toxic anion resistance protein: MSEYKNPLFEDLDAKKETTTELVEVEPKQLVSNEEYSQIRKRQIALKTEPQVIALADKIDVNNQIAVLEFGKETAHGISTFSDRMLSTIKTSKLERSSELLRNLNTIMDRFDPKDFDKEEKKGGLIKRLFSKSKEQLERLLSKYDTMNKEVDVVYNEIQKYEVEMKRNTMELEQMYDENLNYFHSLSEHIAAVEVKVEQLNSQLPTLEAQANTGDQVAVLEYETVQRAVELLEQRRYDLEMAQQVSFQSAPQIRLMQQGNNHLIAKINSAFVTTIPIFKQGLVHAVTMQRQKLVADSMIELDKRTNEMLVRNAQNIRQNSVTIARSAGSPSITIDTIETTWQTIMAGIEETKQIQEETIRNREEGRKRIEQLQLEYEKLKKM, from the coding sequence ATGTCTGAATATAAAAATCCATTATTTGAAGACTTAGATGCAAAAAAAGAAACGACAACCGAATTAGTAGAGGTCGAGCCTAAGCAGCTTGTTTCAAATGAGGAATATTCGCAAATTCGTAAGCGTCAAATTGCTTTGAAAACGGAGCCACAAGTTATAGCATTAGCTGATAAAATTGATGTCAATAATCAAATTGCCGTATTGGAGTTCGGGAAAGAAACGGCTCACGGCATTTCTACATTTTCAGATCGCATGCTGTCGACAATTAAAACGAGCAAATTGGAGCGTTCAAGTGAGCTTCTGCGCAACTTAAATACAATTATGGATCGTTTTGATCCGAAAGATTTTGACAAAGAAGAGAAAAAAGGCGGTCTAATTAAGCGCTTGTTTTCTAAAAGCAAGGAGCAGCTAGAAAGGCTGTTGTCAAAATATGATACGATGAATAAAGAAGTTGACGTCGTTTATAATGAAATACAAAAATACGAAGTTGAAATGAAACGTAATACAATGGAGCTTGAGCAAATGTATGATGAAAACTTAAACTACTTCCATAGTTTAAGTGAACATATTGCGGCTGTAGAGGTAAAGGTAGAGCAGCTAAACAGCCAGCTACCAACACTCGAAGCACAAGCAAATACAGGGGATCAAGTAGCTGTTTTAGAATATGAAACGGTGCAACGTGCGGTGGAGCTATTAGAGCAGCGCCGCTACGATTTAGAAATGGCTCAGCAAGTGTCGTTTCAATCTGCACCTCAAATTCGTTTAATGCAGCAAGGAAACAACCATTTAATTGCTAAAATTAACTCAGCCTTTGTTACGACAATACCGATTTTTAAGCAAGGGCTTGTACATGCTGTTACAATGCAGCGACAAAAGCTTGTAGCAGACTCAATGATTGAGCTTGATAAGCGAACGAATGAAATGCTTGTGCGCAACGCACAAAATATTCGCCAAAATTCTGTTACGATTGCTCGTTCAGCTGGTAGCCCAAGTATTACTATCGATACGATTGAAACGACATGGCAAACAATTATGGCTGGTATCGAGGAAACAAAACAAATTCAAGAGGAAACAATTCGCAACCGTGAAGAAGGTCGCAAACGCATTGAGCAACTACAACTCGAATATGAAAAGCTAAAGAAAATGTAG
- a CDS encoding pyroglutamyl-peptidase I has protein sequence MKKLLLTGFEPFLQFTLNPTEEVIKALNGEEIGAYQIVGKLLPVEFAEAQQQIRQLLIDEKPDAVIALGLAGGRSKITPERIAINVMDGAKDNSGHTPTDEAIALDGADGYFSTLPIREMVNRLTAAGYPAAISNTAGTYVCNLLMYTLLYETKGSIPAGFIHIPASHQLAIEHGKVPSWSQTDLTMAIKLCIETLV, from the coding sequence TTGAAAAAATTATTATTAACAGGGTTTGAGCCATTTTTACAATTTACATTAAATCCTACTGAGGAAGTTATTAAAGCTTTAAACGGAGAGGAAATAGGGGCATATCAAATTGTAGGAAAGCTGTTGCCAGTAGAGTTTGCCGAAGCACAGCAACAGATTCGTCAGCTTTTAATAGATGAAAAGCCTGACGCTGTAATAGCGCTTGGACTTGCAGGCGGGCGTAGTAAAATTACACCTGAGCGTATCGCAATTAATGTGATGGATGGAGCAAAGGATAATTCAGGACATACGCCGACAGACGAAGCGATTGCGCTGGACGGGGCAGATGGCTATTTCTCTACATTGCCAATTCGAGAAATGGTTAATCGTCTAACAGCAGCGGGTTATCCTGCGGCAATATCAAATACGGCTGGTACATATGTGTGTAATTTATTAATGTATACATTGTTATATGAAACAAAAGGCTCTATCCCAGCAGGGTTTATTCATATTCCAGCATCACACCAGCTAGCAATTGAGCATGGCAAAGTGCCAAGCTGGTCACAAACAGATTTAACGATGGCTATTAAGCTTTGTATTGAAACATTAGTTTAA
- a CDS encoding N-acetylmuramoyl-L-alanine amidase, protein MNLSAGHWHVGTGAVGIIDEVTEARRVVKCVAGLLQNKGMKVRIILDDCSTNQRQNLNYLIAAHQKGKGLHVSVHFNAVAQTTNNGLGTEVLYRRKEMELLASKISAAISQVSGLRNRGAKQRTDLAFLNALPQAILIEVCFVNSKYDVACYQRHFSLICKAIAACF, encoded by the coding sequence ATGAATTTAAGTGCAGGGCATTGGCATGTAGGAACAGGAGCAGTGGGCATTATTGATGAAGTGACGGAGGCGAGGCGCGTTGTAAAATGTGTAGCAGGTTTGCTTCAGAATAAGGGGATGAAAGTACGGATTATTTTAGATGATTGTTCGACAAATCAGCGGCAAAATTTAAACTATTTAATTGCAGCACATCAAAAAGGGAAGGGGCTGCATGTCAGTGTGCATTTTAATGCAGTTGCACAGACGACGAATAATGGGTTAGGAACCGAGGTGCTTTATAGACGGAAAGAAATGGAACTGCTTGCTTCTAAAATAAGTGCGGCAATTAGTCAGGTGAGTGGGTTGCGCAATCGTGGAGCAAAACAACGAACAGATTTAGCTTTTTTAAATGCTTTACCACAAGCAATACTTATTGAAGTGTGCTTCGTTAATTCAAAATATGATGTCGCATGCTATCAACGACACTTTTCCTTAATCTGTAAGGCGATTGCCGCTTGTTTTTAG
- a CDS encoding helix-turn-helix domain-containing protein has product MNFGTTLQKIRKNRQLTQNQLACGIAQQGTYSRIERGQLAISAERLCSLLTSLI; this is encoded by the coding sequence ATGAACTTTGGAACAACATTACAGAAAATACGCAAAAATCGACAACTAACGCAAAATCAGCTAGCATGCGGCATTGCCCAACAAGGTACATACTCGCGTATTGAGCGCGGACAACTCGCAATAAGTGCCGAACGCTTGTGCAGTTTGCTGACAAGCTTAATATGA
- a CDS encoding ABC transporter ATP-binding protein, translated as MLVLQNVTKRYKDFTAVQSLDFSISPGEIFGLIGQNGAGKTTTFRMILDLQETTEGEITWEGAPIKSVNRDLLGYLPEERGIFPQMKVEEQLIYFGQLRGMTKDDCKKEADFWIKRFELEEKRNDKAETLSKGNQQKVQLIASFIHRPKFLILDEPFSGLDPVNKDLLKNSILFLKEQGMTILFSSHQMDNVEELCDHLCLLKRGVSLFSGSLLDLKKQYGKTKLTVRTQMSKEALAGLRGVLSVKEERDQYVLTLENEHYAKDIFEVVSAGTYIEKFSLDYLSLDEIFKDKVGGNHV; from the coding sequence TTGCTAGTATTACAAAATGTAACGAAGCGCTATAAGGACTTTACAGCGGTTCAAAGCTTGGATTTTTCAATTTCACCTGGTGAGATTTTTGGATTAATAGGCCAAAATGGTGCAGGGAAAACGACGACGTTTCGCATGATTTTAGATTTACAGGAGACGACGGAGGGAGAGATTACGTGGGAAGGGGCCCCAATCAAGAGCGTTAATCGTGATTTGCTTGGTTATTTACCTGAAGAGCGTGGTATTTTTCCGCAAATGAAGGTAGAGGAGCAATTGATTTATTTTGGACAGCTGCGTGGCATGACAAAGGATGATTGCAAGAAAGAGGCAGATTTTTGGATTAAGCGTTTTGAGCTTGAGGAAAAGCGCAATGATAAGGCTGAAACATTATCCAAAGGAAATCAGCAAAAGGTACAGTTAATTGCTAGCTTCATTCATCGACCAAAGTTTTTAATTTTAGACGAGCCGTTTAGTGGTCTTGACCCAGTGAATAAAGATTTACTAAAAAATTCGATTTTATTTTTAAAAGAGCAAGGGATGACTATTTTATTTTCAAGTCACCAAATGGATAATGTCGAGGAGCTATGCGATCATTTATGTTTGTTAAAGCGTGGAGTCTCCCTGTTTTCAGGCTCACTCTTAGATTTGAAAAAGCAGTACGGCAAAACGAAATTAACGGTTCGTACACAGATGTCAAAAGAGGCACTTGCTGGCTTGCGTGGTGTTCTATCTGTGAAGGAAGAGAGAGATCAATATGTACTGACTTTAGAAAATGAACATTATGCGAAGGATATTTTTGAAGTCGTGTCAGCAGGTACATATATTGAGAAATTCAGTTTAGATTATTTGTCACTAGACGAAATTTTCAAAGACAAGGTAGGTGGCAATCATGTCTAA
- a CDS encoding ABC transporter permease produces the protein MSKFFILLKENYKQKLKAKSFIITTVLYILGISLIFFWSDIKEALFSSQPDEIIYVNTTSFEVGKMLEDGDIVWTQFASTPDAEQALKNEGYDAAVVFSAANATLEVELLSLNPLPLTMQQKLSTTAHTIGQFYAMDQLNLTAEQSAQLLNAAPQISMKTLNEAATDGKSEEQKSAGMFVSYVAGFLVYIFVISFLSIVTSDVASEKGSRALEMLLVSVKAETHFKAKVTSIFLVALSQFALLFGTLFILLKTTDGGAKWTMVSEILAELHGQYLLYVAAFLLVTIFLFLIIGALLGSLVSKPEEASQAMMPAMILVIVAFFIMVTATSNPDTLLVKIGSYVPFTSGMVMPMRIGATDLGVLEPLLSLAILVASTFAMYLVSISFYKRSVLTYSTGGLIQKIKTVFKVTT, from the coding sequence ATGTCTAAGTTTTTCATTTTATTAAAGGAAAACTATAAGCAGAAGTTAAAAGCGAAATCATTTATTATTACTACAGTTCTTTATATTTTAGGGATTTCATTAATTTTCTTCTGGTCTGATATAAAAGAAGCACTCTTTTCAAGCCAGCCAGATGAAATTATTTATGTGAATACAACAAGCTTTGAGGTAGGCAAGATGCTGGAGGATGGAGATATTGTTTGGACCCAATTTGCTTCTACCCCCGATGCGGAACAAGCGTTGAAAAATGAAGGATATGATGCAGCGGTAGTTTTTTCGGCAGCAAATGCGACGTTAGAGGTAGAACTTTTATCGCTTAACCCACTGCCGCTAACAATGCAGCAAAAATTATCTACTACTGCACATACAATTGGGCAGTTTTATGCAATGGACCAATTGAATTTAACGGCTGAGCAATCGGCACAATTATTAAATGCCGCGCCGCAAATCTCCATGAAAACGTTAAATGAAGCGGCTACGGATGGAAAGTCAGAGGAGCAAAAATCAGCAGGGATGTTCGTATCATATGTTGCTGGCTTCCTTGTGTATATATTTGTTATTTCATTTTTATCAATTGTTACTTCTGATGTAGCGTCAGAAAAGGGTTCACGCGCATTAGAAATGTTACTTGTTAGCGTAAAGGCAGAAACGCATTTTAAAGCGAAGGTAACAAGCATCTTTTTAGTTGCATTATCACAATTTGCATTGTTATTTGGAACGCTGTTTATCTTATTGAAAACAACAGATGGCGGCGCGAAATGGACGATGGTTAGTGAAATTTTAGCAGAGCTACATGGTCAATATTTACTCTATGTCGCAGCTTTTTTACTTGTCACAATTTTCTTGTTTTTAATTATTGGTGCATTGCTTGGCTCACTCGTATCCAAACCAGAGGAAGCTTCACAGGCGATGATGCCTGCAATGATTTTAGTCATTGTCGCTTTCTTTATTATGGTGACAGCTACATCTAATCCTGATACATTATTAGTAAAAATAGGTTCATATGTACCTTTTACATCTGGTATGGTTATGCCAATGCGCATCGGTGCAACAGATTTAGGGGTGCTTGAGCCGCTACTATCTTTAGCTATTTTAGTCGCTTCGACATTTGCAATGTATTTAGTAAGCATCTCCTTCTATAAACGCAGTGTGTTAACATACTCGACAGGTGGCTTAATTCAAAAAATTAAAACGGTCTTTAAAGTAACAACATAA
- a CDS encoding ABC transporter ATP-binding protein, producing MKVFRKLGWFFKERRREYFIGLFMLTLVAILQLVPPKVIGYTIDEIGDGTLTAGSLTKWVGIIVAVAILMYVLRYYWRKMIFGSSNYLAKNLREKLFRHFTKMSPSFYQQRRVGDLMAHATNDISAVQQTAGGGVLTLFDSITTGTFVILAMAITIDWRLTLIALIPMPFMALLTNYYGKLLHERFRHAQAAFSDLNDKTQESISGMKVIKTFGQQGDDIEDFTRLSDDVVEKNMRVAKIDSLFDPTISLVIGVSFFLSLAFGAKFIMEEAMTIGDLIAFTTYLGLLVWPMLAIGMLFNIVERGSASYDRIEQLLNEPIEIKDKTGAYDVRPKGHLSFHVDSFTFPGDARPSLTNVHFDLQQGQTLGIVGKTGSGKTAILKLLLREFEGYKGHITYGDISIDDYTMLALREAIGYVPQDHFLFSSTIYKNIAFTNPQAAKEKVEHAATLAYIHEDILQFTKGYDTIVGERGVSLSGGQKQRISIARALMMEPELLILDDSLSAVDAKTEEAILQALKASRENETTIITSHRLSAIQHAHIIIVMHEGTVVEKGTHEELMSLRGRYYEMYELQQLEQQVEKGGM from the coding sequence ATGAAAGTATTTCGAAAGCTCGGCTGGTTTTTTAAAGAGCGCCGTCGCGAGTATTTTATCGGTCTTTTCATGTTAACGCTTGTAGCGATTTTACAGCTTGTTCCACCGAAAGTAATTGGTTATACAATTGATGAAATCGGTGATGGGACGTTAACAGCAGGCTCTTTAACAAAATGGGTAGGGATAATTGTTGCGGTAGCAATATTGATGTATGTACTGCGCTATTACTGGCGTAAAATGATTTTTGGCTCGTCTAACTATTTAGCAAAAAATTTGCGAGAAAAATTGTTTCGTCATTTTACAAAGATGTCGCCTTCCTTTTATCAACAACGACGTGTTGGAGACTTAATGGCACACGCCACGAATGATATTTCCGCTGTACAGCAGACGGCAGGTGGGGGTGTACTCACATTATTTGATTCGATTACGACAGGTACTTTTGTTATTTTAGCGATGGCGATTACGATTGATTGGCGCTTAACGCTAATCGCATTAATACCGATGCCATTTATGGCCTTGCTGACAAACTATTACGGCAAGCTATTACATGAGCGCTTTCGCCATGCACAAGCAGCCTTTTCTGATTTAAACGATAAAACGCAGGAAAGCATTTCAGGTATGAAGGTTATTAAAACATTTGGGCAGCAGGGTGATGATATCGAGGACTTTACACGTTTATCTGATGATGTTGTGGAGAAAAATATGCGTGTTGCAAAAATTGATTCACTTTTTGACCCAACGATTAGCCTTGTTATTGGCGTTAGCTTTTTCTTGAGTTTAGCTTTTGGTGCCAAATTTATTATGGAAGAGGCAATGACAATTGGTGATTTAATTGCCTTTACTACATATTTAGGCTTGCTTGTTTGGCCGATGCTAGCGATTGGCATGTTATTTAATATTGTGGAACGAGGCTCTGCTTCCTATGACCGCATCGAGCAGTTATTGAATGAGCCGATTGAAATTAAAGATAAAACGGGCGCATATGATGTGCGACCAAAAGGACATTTATCTTTCCATGTTGATTCCTTTACATTCCCGGGCGATGCAAGGCCATCTTTAACGAATGTGCATTTTGATTTACAGCAGGGGCAGACACTTGGCATTGTCGGTAAGACAGGCTCTGGAAAAACAGCGATATTAAAGTTGCTCTTACGTGAATTTGAAGGCTATAAAGGGCATATTACGTACGGTGATATTTCAATTGATGATTATACGATGCTGGCACTGCGCGAGGCTATTGGTTATGTACCACAGGATCATTTTTTATTTTCATCAACGATTTACAAAAATATTGCCTTTACAAACCCGCAGGCAGCAAAAGAAAAGGTGGAGCATGCAGCTACCTTAGCTTATATTCATGAGGATATTTTACAATTTACAAAAGGCTACGACACGATTGTCGGTGAACGTGGCGTTTCTTTGTCAGGGGGGCAAAAGCAACGTATTTCCATTGCCCGTGCATTGATGATGGAGCCTGAGCTATTAATTTTAGACGACTCACTGTCGGCTGTAGATGCGAAAACGGAGGAAGCGATTTTACAAGCATTAAAGGCTTCACGTGAAAACGAAACAACGATTATTACGTCTCACCGCCTAAGTGCCATCCAGCATGCACATATCATTATCGTTATGCATGAAGGAACGGTTGTGGAGAAAGGGACACATGAGGAGTTAATGAGCTTACGAGGTCGTTATTATGAAATGTATGAATTACAGCAGCTAGAACAGCAAGTAGAGAAAGGGGGAATGTAG
- a CDS encoding ABC transporter ATP-binding protein, producing the protein MEKQPTFSRKEQAAILKRLLRYLIPHKKAVVIALALLVLTVTGDVLGPYLIKIFLDDHVAIGNFETKPILILAISYAVIQILNVIISYLQLVKFQEIALKIIQQLRIDVFTKIHQLGMRYFDRVPAGSIVSRATNDTEAIKDMFVGVLISFVQAGFLIVGVYIAMFLMNPVLALFALVLLPIVIYIIYLYRKYSSVVYMEMREKLSELNAKLAESLSGMSIVQAFRQEKRFNDEFDDINEKHYKAMMDNTKLNSLLLRPVVDLVYFAAIVLLLLYFGKTSLETAVEIGVVYAFITYINRFFEPINQVMERLAIFQQALVAASRVFILLDEEELEPMQQNLAGKISDGRIEFKDVTFSYDGQKDVLKNISFTVNPGETVALVGHTGSGKSSIINLLMRFYEFEKGDICIDGQSIKAFSQEEIRHKLGLVLQDPFLFYGTIESNIRLYNKELTDIDVEKAAEFVQADQFINTLPDKYKQKVTERGSTFSSGQRQLLAFARTIATNPKVLVLDEATAAIDTETEVAIQHSLEKMRKGRTTIAIAHRLSTIQDAEQILVLHQGEIKERGTHQELLAQQGLYYKMYLLQNGITSL; encoded by the coding sequence ATGGAAAAACAGCCAACCTTTTCACGGAAAGAGCAAGCTGCTATTTTAAAACGTTTATTGCGCTACTTAATTCCTCATAAAAAAGCGGTTGTTATTGCACTTGCTTTACTCGTTTTAACGGTTACTGGGGATGTGCTCGGACCGTATCTGATTAAAATCTTTTTAGATGACCATGTAGCGATTGGCAATTTTGAAACGAAGCCAATACTCATTTTAGCGATTAGCTATGCGGTAATTCAAATTCTAAATGTAATTATTAGCTATTTGCAGCTAGTGAAATTCCAGGAAATTGCGCTGAAAATTATTCAGCAACTACGCATTGATGTATTTACGAAAATTCATCAGCTAGGCATGCGTTATTTTGACCGTGTACCAGCTGGTTCCATTGTTTCAAGGGCGACAAACGATACCGAAGCAATTAAGGATATGTTTGTTGGTGTATTAATTAGCTTTGTACAGGCAGGGTTTTTAATTGTCGGTGTCTATATCGCAATGTTTTTAATGAATCCTGTACTTGCTTTATTTGCTTTAGTGCTGCTACCGATCGTTATTTATATTATTTATTTATATCGCAAATATAGTTCAGTCGTTTATATGGAAATGCGTGAAAAGCTGAGTGAATTGAATGCTAAACTTGCGGAATCTTTATCTGGTATGAGCATTGTGCAGGCATTCCGCCAAGAAAAGCGCTTTAATGACGAGTTTGACGATATTAATGAAAAGCACTATAAGGCAATGATGGACAATACAAAGCTAAACAGCTTGTTGCTACGTCCTGTTGTCGATTTGGTTTATTTTGCAGCCATCGTGCTACTGCTTTTGTATTTTGGTAAAACATCGCTAGAAACAGCTGTTGAGATAGGGGTTGTGTATGCGTTTATTACGTATATTAACCGCTTCTTTGAGCCGATTAATCAAGTGATGGAGCGTTTAGCCATCTTCCAGCAGGCACTCGTTGCAGCCTCTCGTGTGTTTATCTTATTAGATGAAGAGGAGCTTGAGCCAATGCAGCAAAATCTAGCTGGCAAAATTTCAGATGGTCGCATTGAATTTAAAGATGTGACATTTAGCTACGATGGGCAAAAGGATGTGTTAAAAAATATTTCCTTTACAGTTAATCCGGGTGAAACAGTAGCACTTGTAGGACATACAGGTAGCGGTAAAAGCTCGATTATCAATTTATTAATGCGCTTTTACGAGTTTGAAAAAGGTGATATTTGCATTGATGGTCAGTCAATTAAAGCTTTTAGCCAAGAGGAAATTCGCCATAAATTAGGGCTTGTCCTACAAGATCCGTTTTTATTTTATGGAACGATTGAAAGTAATATCCGTTTATATAATAAGGAGTTAACTGATATTGATGTGGAGAAGGCTGCAGAATTTGTGCAGGCAGACCAGTTCATTAATACGCTACCTGATAAATATAAGCAAAAGGTGACGGAGCGCGGCTCGACATTTTCAAGTGGGCAGCGTCAATTGCTTGCATTTGCACGAACAATTGCGACGAATCCAAAAGTGCTTGTCTTGGATGAAGCAACTGCTGCTATTGATACGGAAACTGAGGTTGCCATTCAGCATTCTTTAGAGAAAATGCGAAAAGGGCGTACAACAATTGCAATTGCCCACCGCTTATCAACGATTCAAGATGCTGAACAAATTTTAGTGCTGCACCAAGGAGAAATTAAAGAGCGCGGCACACACCAAGAGCTACTTGCACAACAAGGCTTGTATTATAAAATGTATTTATTACAAAACGGTATAACAAGCTTATAG
- the rarD gene encoding EamA family transporter RarD, with translation MSEERKGIVYTFLAYAMWGVLPLFWKLLEHVDSVEVLVGRVVWSFIFTVLAILMIGQRSALFGDLQYLWQHKKQLVSLVAASFMITVNWFVFIYAVNSHQMLETSLGYYINPLISVLFGMLFFKERLTRVQLGAVLIALVGVLIMTINYARLPWIALCLAFSFATYGVLKKRVVLDALRGLAIETLFTLPIALILYAYLFQKGTASFLHISLSTDVLLMASGVVTAIPLICFAKGAQRIPLYLIGFLQYIAPTTMLIIGVVLYKEPFTKMEILAFSAIWLALALFSLSTLREQLMKKRKLA, from the coding sequence ATGAGTGAAGAGAGAAAAGGAATAGTGTATACATTTTTAGCGTATGCGATGTGGGGTGTGTTGCCTCTTTTTTGGAAGCTACTAGAGCATGTTGATAGTGTAGAAGTGTTAGTGGGGCGTGTTGTTTGGTCGTTTATTTTTACAGTGCTTGCCATTTTGATGATTGGGCAAAGGAGCGCATTGTTTGGCGATTTACAGTATTTATGGCAGCATAAAAAGCAGCTCGTTTCGTTAGTAGCCGCTTCATTTATGATTACGGTCAATTGGTTTGTTTTTATTTATGCGGTGAATAGTCATCAAATGCTTGAAACGAGCCTCGGCTATTATATTAATCCGTTGATTTCGGTTTTGTTTGGGATGCTTTTTTTCAAGGAGCGATTGACGCGTGTACAGCTTGGTGCTGTGCTGATTGCGCTAGTAGGTGTGCTTATTATGACAATCAATTATGCACGACTTCCTTGGATTGCCCTTTGTTTAGCTTTTAGCTTTGCGACTTACGGGGTATTGAAGAAAAGGGTTGTGCTAGATGCACTACGTGGTTTGGCAATTGAAACATTATTTACATTGCCGATTGCCCTTATTTTATATGCCTATTTATTCCAAAAAGGAACCGCTTCGTTTTTACATATTAGCTTATCGACAGACGTATTGCTGATGGCAAGTGGTGTTGTGACGGCAATTCCCTTGATTTGCTTTGCGAAAGGAGCACAGCGCATTCCGCTTTATTTAATTGGCTTTTTACAATATATAGCGCCGACAACGATGTTAATAATAGGTGTTGTTTTGTATAAGGAGCCGTTTACAAAGATGGAGATATTGGCATTTTCCGCTATTTGGTTAGCCCTCGCGCTTTTCTCCCTTTCTACGTTGCGAGAGCAGCTCATGAAAAAGCGCAAACTAGCATAA